Proteins from a genomic interval of Lycium ferocissimum isolate CSIRO_LF1 chromosome 2, AGI_CSIRO_Lferr_CH_V1, whole genome shotgun sequence:
- the LOC132046535 gene encoding soluble inorganic pyrophosphatase 1-like, which yields MLRFFLFDCFNLQFTMAENSGHGFGRNSGTPRVALNERILSSMSHRSVAAHPWHDLEIGPGAPTTFNCVVEIGKGSKVKYELDKASGLIKVDRILYSSVVYPHNYGFIPRTLCEDSDPMDVLVLMQEPVLPSTFLRARAIGLMPMIDQGEKDDKIIAVCADDPEFRHYKDIKELPPHRLAEIRRFFEDYKKNENKSVAVEDFLPAEAAVEAIQYSMDLYASYIVESLRQ from the exons ATGCTTCGGTTTTTCCTGTTTGATTGCTTTAATCTACAA TTTACTATGGCTGAAAATAGTGGACATGGGTTTGGAAGAAACTCAGGAACCCCTCGTGTTGCGCTCAATGAAAGAATTCTCTCCTCCATGTCACACAGATCTGTTGCTGCTCATCCTTGGCATGACTTAGAGATTG GGCCAGGTGCACCCACAACCTTCAACTGC GTGGTTGAAATAGGCAAAGGCAGCAAAGTGAAGTATGAGCTTGACAAAGCAAGTGGCCTTATAAAG GTTGACCGAATTCTGTACTCATCAGTTGTTTATCCACACAACTACGGTTTCATCCCCAGAACCCTTTGTGAAGACAGTGATCCAATGGATGTCCTGGTACTGATGCAG GAACCTGTGCTACCTAGCACCTTTCTTCGTGCTCGTGCAATTGGTTTGATGCCTATGATTGATCAG GGTGAGAAAGATGACAAGATAATAGCAGTGTGTGCTGATGATCCTGAGTTTCGCCACTACAAAGACATCAAGGAGCTTCCTCCTCATCGTCTTGCTGAAATTCGTCGCTTTTTTGAAGACT ATAAAAAGAATGAGAACAAGTCAGTTGCTGTTGAGGACTTTCTTCCTGCTGAAGCAGCTGTTGAAgccatccagtattccat GGACCTGTATGCTTCTTACATTGTGGAAAGTTTGAGGCAGTGA
- the LOC132046534 gene encoding gamma carbonic anhydrase 1, mitochondrial-like, with protein MGKAIYTVGFWIRETGQAIDRLGCRLQGNYYFHEQLSRHRTLMNLFDKVPVVAKDAFVAPSASITGDVHIGRSASIWYGCVIRGDVNSVSIGAGTNVQDNSLIHVAKSNISGKVLPTIIGKNVTVGHSAVLHGCTVEDEAFIGMGATVLDGAVVEKNAMVAAGALVRQNTKIPFGEVWGGNPARFLRKLTEEEIAFISESATNYSNLAQAHAAENAKELDQTEFEKVLRKKLACKDEEYDSMLGVGETPSELALADKAPKAS; from the exons ATGGGGAAAGCAATCTACACCGTCGGATTCTGGATCCGTGAGACAGGACAAGCCATTGATCGATTGGGCTGCCGCCTCCAGGGAAACTATTACTTCCATGAACAGT TGTCGAGGCATAGAACTTTGATGAACCTGTTTGACAAAGTACCAGTTGTTGCTAAAGACGCATTTGTGGCACCAAGTGCCTCTATAACTGGTGATGTTCACATTGGCCGTAGTGCTTCTATCTGGTATGGGTGTGTCATACGAG GTGATGTGAACAGTGTCAGCATTGGAGCCGGAACCAATGTCCAGGACAATTCTCTAATTCATGTAGCTAAATCAAATATCAGTGGAAAGGTTTTGCCTACGATAATTGGCAAAAATGTTACTGTAG GTCATAGCGCTGTGTTACATGGATGTACCGTTGAAGACGAGGCATTTATTGGTATGGGTGCAACCGTGCTTGATGGGGCGGTTGTAGAGAAAAATGCTATGGTTGCTGCTGGTGCCCTTGTAAGGCAGAACACAAAGATTCCATTCGGAGAG GTCTGGGGAGGAAATCCAGCAAGGTTCTTGAGGAAGCTCACAGAAGAAGAGATAGCGTTCATCTCAGAGTCAGCCACAAACTATTCCAATTTAGCGCAAGCTCATGCAGCTGAAAATGCAAAAGAGTTGGATCAGACTGAATTTGAGAAGGTGCTGCGGAAGAAATTAGCATGTAAGGATGAGGAATATGACTCTATGTTGGGTGTTGGTGAAACACCTTCAGAGCTTGCCCTGGCAGACAAGGCACCAAAGGCATCCTAA